From the genome of Lutra lutra chromosome 8, mLutLut1.2, whole genome shotgun sequence:
CTGCAGGGCACTGATAAAGGGCCAggcctgcccccgccccctggGGCCACTGCGGTCAGaccagcaggcaggcaggcaatgCAGCCATCTCCCTCTGGGACCCACGGCCCTCCCCTGGTTccacctctgcccaccccaccctacTCGGGAAGCTGGTTGCATAACCCAGTGGGGTGTTTGGCAACATTGCCTGTGGCTTGACCTAATGCTGGTGGTGGTGTGCACATGcgttggggcggggtgggggggtggattgATCAGGGGTGACAAGTCAGCCTTTTGAGAATAGGTGAGCAGCCTGGATAGGAGAATGGTGTAACAGTCAAGATATGTTGCCatgtttttctccacattctgttTGCTACCTTTGCTGAAAGCAGGAGTTGGGATTGGAAAATGTTAGGTATCCTGCGTTGCCAAGCCACAGGCACTATCCAACCCATCCAGGCTCCTAATCCCCTGCTAATCATAAATCAGACAAAGGAGACTGAAGAGAGAAGGCTGTTGACTCTGGACATCAGGAATCCGAGAAGAGGAGGCTGAAGGAACCATTCCCATCCCTGAGGGCTGTCAAGCGTGTTCTGGAGGCAGGATGCAGGGTGGGAATGGCAGGCATGGCCTTTTCCTataggaggggagtgggagagaggtgggaaagaCAATTCTGGCTGGCCAAGCTGCCTCAGTGAAGGCTGTCTGTTCACTTAGTTCACCCTACTTGCTCATGTCTGTCCCCCCGAAATAAGCAGTAACTGCTTCAGACACTTCTATAAATGCCTATTGCTTACAAGATGAAATATAACCTCTCTAGCTTGACTTTCAAGACTCTTTACAATCTAGCCCCAAACTTCCCAGGCTTATCTTCTTCTACTTCCTACCCCCACGCCCCACCCTAGTAAACCCAAAGTATTACCCTATGTTTTATGGCTCTGTGCCTTTGTATCTTTGCTAGGAatacccttctccctctctctccctggtgAACCCCTAGTCATTCTCCACAGCCCAGCTCAATTGTCATCTCCTCTGTGAAGACTTTCCTGAATTTCATCAAGCAGAAATTCAACTTCATagcccttaatttttttaagggcttcccgctgaggagggagcccaatgtggggctctatcccaggaccccaggatcatgacctgagctgaaggcagacgcttaatgactgagccacccaggtgctctcataGCACTTTAATAGACCTTTATTAGTGTAATTCCCCAACTAGACTGTGAGTGAGGGCATAGACTATATCTTATCCATCTTTGTGTTCCTGGAGTATAaaacatagtagacactcaataaatctTAATTGAATGGATTAATGAATGATGAGGCTTGTGTTATCCACAGTTGTATCTGCAACGCCACAACAGTGCCCTGAGCTGGTAGTTTTCATTCAGTGAATGTTTGTTCACCAGCTGTAACCTGATATCATTATTTAATCAGCCACAAGTGTGACTATCATCACCCCTCATCCCCTCTGAGGGGCCCAAATAAGTATGCCACTGAGAGAGCTATGTTTGAATGCCCAGATTCCAGGTATGTGGCCTAGATTCATGCCCAGGTCATCAAGAGATTCTGAACCCACAAGTAACATGCCATGAAGCCATGGGTCCCCTCCTGTCCCACAAGGATCATGCATATAGAATCATGatctcctgggatagagccagaATCCAAAGTGTTTAATCATGGGTGTGGTGTGGGGGTTGATCAAcacccacctccccatcccccctacacccccaacctcccaacccccgcacAGACACAAGCTGCCAGGAAGCCATATCAAACTGCCTCTTGAGTTGCTTGGTTGTGTTGCTGGTTGTGGAAGGTCCCAAGGGAGAACTGTAGTGCTGATGTAGGGGTGTAAGGGCGGGGAACACTTGGAGGAGGACTCCCAGCAGCTATTCTCTATGAACTGGGACAGAATATTTTCAATATCTTAACAGtgaacattatctttttttttttttttttttttagattttatttatttatttgatagacagagatcacaagtagtcaggcagagagagaggaggaagcaggttccccgctgagcagagagcccaattcgggtctcaatcccaggaccttgagaccatgacccgagctgaaggcagaggctttaacccactgagccacccaggcgcccccagtgaaCATGATCTTATCAGAGAATGTTGGTTGGGTGCCAGCTCTGCCTTGGGGTGACACCCATCTGTCTCCCTGTCTTTAATTATTTCCAATAGAACTTGAACtattatacaaagaaaaaaatagagaaaaagtttTAAGCTGCAGCTGTAAGGACTGAAGCTAGACATGGGAAGGACTTTCCTTACAGCGGAGAGCCACTAATGGGAAACTAGAAGGAAACAAGACTCCTGTGGTCTCTGGAGAGAGATCTGTTTGGCCTGGGTCTTGGATTGTGCATTGGAGACCAAGGGATGATGGAGCAACTTCTGGGGGGTACTTCCTGCCCTGAGAAAGAGCTGCTGTGGGTGCTGGGGGATGAACCCGATATCCTAAGACATGATCTGGCCTGTCCAGAGGATGAGGCTGCCCTGTGTTTGGGGTGCCCTGCCTGGAAGAAAGGGGGACAAAGGGCACCCAGGGCCCCCTTTAAGAGAGGTGAATACTGTCCCTGCTGGGCGCCCTGTGCACACCTAACTCCCCTCACACACTGACAACAAACCTGGCCAAGAAAGAGGTCTTTGTCCTAAGACATCTgaggctgctgggggaggggagaaggctaCAGGTGAAAGGACACATCAAAGCAgccactgcccctcctccccaaaatagctcccctccctctctcccagaccCGAGGCTTTCCTTAAATAAAAGCAATGCCCTAAAAGCCCACTTGCCTTAACAGCTGGGACACTAGACATTGGGTCCCTATCTTCAGCAGctatgactcagtttccctgtccCTAAGAGAGTTaagggggcagaaggaaggaggttAGACTTGTATGAAGTTTAGAGGTCACCTTGGAGTGGGCCACCAGGTTGGATTTCATCCTATGCAAGGGAGAAACGCAGGCCTGGCCGGACTCCTGGGCTCGGAAGGAGGGCTGAGAGGCGCTGGAAGCCATGTGTGCCCCCGCTGGCCGGGAGcaaggtgggggcggggtgtgggCAGAAACCACACCGGGCTCAAGTTTCCTCTCTTGGccagaaggggcaggaggagaggagggccaaggggagaggggagggttgGAGGAAGGACGGAGAGCTCAGGCCGAGGTCTTCAGAGAGGAGGCTGGTGCGCCACCCGGCGCTCCCAGGGCTCAGGCCGAGCCTCCACACTCCGCGCTCAGAAATGGCCCGGGGGCGGAGCGCGGCCCTCCCCCGTTTCCAGAGGTAGCAGGGATCCTCACCCAGGAGGTGTCAGCGCAGGCCCAGCCTCCCCAGAGACAGCAACGGGAGCCACATCTCTCTCCTCGCCCAGCTCGGACCCTGCCACAGGTGCctgaggggcggggtgggaggtcGATTCCAGTGGGATCCCACGGGCGAGCTGGGgaggtggaaggggcagagggagaaaatgaccAACTTTCTGCACACCCCAGGAGACCTCAGGCCTTCCCTGGCTGCCCCTGGCTTGGGAATTTGACATCTTTGGGAATTCATCTGGAAAAGGACCTAGATGGCTTATTGAGCACTCTTGAGATTCTTGGGTGAGAGGCTGTAGGTGGGGACCAGACCAGTCATCCTCTGAGGCCCCTTTGAGGGGGTAGGGGTGACCCTGAGTAACCCTTCAGCAGGAGGGTGCccccccaggggtggggggagccgaCAAAATCTTAGGCCTATGGTATCCCCCTTTCCTTTACTCAATTCCATCATGCTGCCCTGACTGGCCAGCTGGGAGGATTTGGGGGAAGATGAGGAACTGGAGACCCTGGATGCCTGGATGCCTGGATGGGTGAGGAGCACGGCAGAAGGATGGGATGGTGGGCGCAGAGCTGTTGAGGTCTTGCCTCCTTTGCTCCTTCTGGGCCTGGGCAGTTGAGCTCACTAGAACTGACAGGGAAAAGAAGGCATCCTACCCCGGTACAGCTCCTTCAGACTGGAAATCTTTGCAGCTGGGAAAGTAGGAGGCTGGATAGCAGtggaagagaagaggggaggtaACAGATCTGCCGGGGCTGGGAGTCTCTAGTCATTGGCCCCCAAATGACTGGCGTTTGGTTTCTAGGGACCGAATGAGGATAACAGAAACTTGTTCCTTTCTGCCTTGTTCCCATCCACCTGTTTGAGTCGTGTATGTCCTCAGGAAACTAAATCTCACTCTGAtcaactctccctctctcttccggtttcctctgttctgtttctctatTTCACCTCTATGTGTCTTTCCCTCTTTGGGGATGGTTCCTAATGTTTCTAAATAGCTTGCTCACCTGCCACTCCACACCCCAGGTTTCCCTCATCCCTCCCCATCTTTTCACTGCTCCTGGTGACACTGGGAGAGGTGGGTTGACCTAATAAACCTCAGAACAGGATCCCAGAGGCAAGCACCTTCTCTCGTTCTCTCCATCAAGGCACCCCCACAAATGGTCCTCATCTTGAATTCTTGAATATAAAGCTCTGTGTCATTCTGTGAGTACTCAGAGACTGTGATAAGAGCTTTCTGGGGAGCACCATCAGAGTAAGGATCAGAGTAAGGAGGATGGATTATAGCCCCTGGAGATGGCGCCAGTCCTACCTGGTACATGTTGGTAGGGAGGAAGAGGGCTGTGTGACTTCAAAGTGTAGGTTAAACTGGAAAGTGGGAACTGTTTATTGTAAAGCAAAAGGGACACAGGGAGGCCTGCTCTAGTCTCCCAAGAGCTGTTGTTTCTGCATCCTCTGTGACGTTTTGTTGGAGTCAATTCTGACTACGCCGTCCTCCCTGCTCTATACCACTAGCTCCCAGTCCAAgacacccaggcccccaggcccaTCCTTAGAAAGTAGGTTCCTAAGGTCCAGAGGGGCCTATGCCTGGTGCATAGACCACCAACAACCACTGACTATCTAGGGGAAACCATACTATTCCCTTTTGGCCCCGTGCAAACTTGCCACTGCCCGAGAGAGGTGGTTGGAACTAGCTGATCTAGAGATTCTCATCAACTCCCTCTTCTCCGACCTCCTGCCTCCCACAGGGACCCTTCTGGATTCTCATTTCCCTGTCCCAAAGGTGCATGAGGAGGGGCTGATATTCTAGTCTTAGAGACCAGGACAGCCTAGAACCCAGCCTAGCCTGGGTCTGAAGCCTGGGTCTGAAGCCTGCATCTGGAGACCATTTGCCAGGCTCTTTTCTGGCTTTGTGTTCTTTCCTGTGAATACATATGGTTGGACTAGTTTAGCATTTTTCAAGGTGGGATGGGCCTCTGGCATCAGAAACACTAGGGCACTTGTTAAAATGCTGCTTGCTGGGTACCTGCACTTATGAATTCAATTCAGTGGGCCTTGGAGGGGCGGGGGTACTCACAGGAGCCTGCATTTTTAGAAGTACCACAGGTGAATTCGGTGCATAATCAGGTTTTCGACTCCCTGAGCTAGATGCCGTGTACTGCCTTCCGTAGCATGGAGCTTCTCTGGTCCTGTCTCCATTTGATGGAAGAGACTGAATGGGGAAGTGATTTGACCAAAGTCATGCTTTTGGAAGGCCAGAGAACCTGGTCTTGGAAGGCCAGAGAACCTGGTCTCCTGCCTCCTAGGGCAGGATCTTTGCACTGCACCTAAGAGTCAGATCCAGGAAGATACAAGGAGGGACAAagttggggcggggtgggggtatGGTGTGAAGGACTATGAGGCAAGAGTCATTGTCCCTGCCCCCTAACCCCCTTCTCCATTCACTTTGCCTTTGGGCAATTTCCTCCAGaacctgggtgggggagggtggggttcCGGTGTTGAAATGGCATTCTGGACAGACATAAACACCCCACCCACTTTGCCCACGAGCCAAGCTCTTGGGCCTACACCAGCTCCCAGCTCTGGGGATGGCAGTATAACAAAGGGGTAGGGGGCAAGGGCTAGGGAGATTCTCCTTCCAAAAGATAATTTGCAGTCCTTACTAATTTTGGATTAAGTCAAAGAGTGAATTTCGTATTGGATAGCTGTGATAGGCCATCCTTGTGGTGATCTAAGGTCATGCAATTTGAGGTCATCCAGTCCTAGCCTCTGTCCTTTTCTAagtgtctccctctcccagcctgcctgcctttACTTATATGGTAGGGGTGGGGTGCTGTGTCTGGCCAGAAGATATTGGGAGGTCCCTGCGAAATCTACTTGTCATCTCTTGTTGAAGGCTGGGGGAGCAGGTGCAGGGAGATGGGTGTCAAGGAATAGGGAGGTGGGATGAGGAGAGGGGCGAATAGAGGGGAGAAGATGAAGACAGGGGTGAGGGTTTGCTGAGAACTGTAAGCTGCCCAAGCAGAAAGGGACCTCTGAGTTTGACTTCTCCAACTCCCtagttttataaatgaggaaacagaagctcagagcaGTGTGACAGCTTTGCCCAGCCTCACATGGCTGCTCTGTAGCTGACTGGCAGCTAGAGCCCAGATCAAACATGGGTGGGGGTGCTGAAGGGGACTGTGTTTTTAAGGCTCCAAAGAGATACTCccccagaagaaaagagatacCACAGGAAGAACTGACTGAGGTGAACTGCCAGGAGAGGCTTGGAGTCTGGAGACTCAGAAGTGGGATGGGAAGGTGTCTGAGAGGCTGCTGCCTGCTAGCAGAGTCGGCTAGTAGACATTCCAGACCTATGCTGGCTCTTTATCGGGTTGAGTCTCAATTTCTGAATGGACCCTATAGGATCTTTGTGAAAATCAGTCTCAAACTAATTCTTGTAAAACATCAGCATAGTTCTTGACAGTGCTTAATAAGCCTTTGCTATGGTTGTTGTATGCCCTTAGGAACCTTGGAAGCCTGGTGGTGTGGGTTGGGGTATGGCCGGGATGACCCTGTAGGGCCATAGGACAGAGGTCCAGTGTCTCCAGAGACCATTCCTCCTCTGCTGCCTCCAGCTGATAAACCTCTTATCAGGCTCAAGCAGGGGAGCCCAGAGTCAGGATAGGAGGAGAAGGCAGAACTGCTATCAGCCACCAGGCCTGGGCCGTAtctcagagaaggggaggggctgtCTGCTTGGCTCTTCCCACAACACGCTTCTTGGGGATCCTGAAGTACTCACTCTCAACCTTGGAGGatgagacagaggaggaaaactgAGGACCGAGGGGGAAAGCAGGAGTGATCCCCGGAATTGCCccagaaaatgggggaaaaacaaCCCCAGAAGATGTGATTTCTGCCCTGCCCGCTGATACAGTTTTGGGGAgcaagaagaaggggaaagggaaggcacCTTGTCTGAATAAGTAGGTAAAGACCTACTGTGCTCCCAAAGGACCTGACTACAGCCACAGCAGGTGAGGTGGAGATGACATGGCAGGGAAAGCCTTTGTAGCATAAGGAGTTGGTTGATGAGGACAACAGAGCTGGGGGCATGAAGCCTCTCCTTCTCTCAGCTGAGGCTGCTGGGAGATCTCCATGGAGGCAGGACAAAGTTGCTGGCCCCTAGCAGGACATGCTTTAACCTAGATCTTTTTTAAACCTGTTTCTCCTTTGACACAGGTTGCTGGGGCCTTTTGGGCTTTGGGGACCCGGGACCAGGCCCTGGCCCAGTAGGATGCCCCCGTGTCCTCCCCAGCAGAGCAGGAACAGGGTGACACAGTTACCCGCTCTGGAGCTGGGTGAGATGGAGTTGACTTGGCAAGAGATCATGTCCATCACTGAACTGCAGGTGAGCAGggtcgggggcacctgggagaaggaagagcagaaaaATACAGAGTCTGGCTGGGACCTGAGGCGGGGGGCTGGAGCAAGCAGGGAATGTTCCAGGCACTGGACAAGGATGGTCTGGAGTAGGAGGGAGATCTGGATGGAAGACCAGAATATGAAGGGGAAAAGGGTGTGGAAGAGCAGGGGAAAGGagtggtggggaaggaaggatcTGACTGGGAGTATAAGCTCTCTGGGCGGCCACACTGCTCACAACTCTCTATcccaccttctgcccccccctttcttttctcacCTTCTTCCCTTCTGAACTCTCCTCCAATCCTGCCCATCTTCTTCCCTCATTTCCTCCCCCTGTCTTCAGATGCTGGGCCCCTTTCCCTCAGGTAGCAGAGCGGTAATTCAGGGGCCTGGAGAAGGGGGGGTTAGACTATGACGGGGTCCTGCTAGTTGGACAAAGGGGTGTCTGTTGGTCTAACAATGATGCCTTTGTCCCATCTGGGCTGGAGCATGGTGTCTCCTCCATGTGGGTTGGGGGCCCTGTTTTCCAACatgttctctcctcctctctgcacctgggcagggagagagggaccaAAGAGGAAAGGGTAGAGCTTGTGCTGGCTCCCCAAGGTGCCTCAGCCCCCAGACCTGGCTCTGCCCACTGACCCCACCCCTCTTTTCTCCCCTGTCACAATGCCTGGGTCCTCAGGATCTGCCCTGAGCCCTCCTCCTGCTCAGCAGCTCCCTCTGCTGGGAACCCAGGGGATGGCCAGGGTCTGAATTTGACCCTTTGACCCTAGATAACCACAGCAGGAAAGGGTTTGGTGCGGGGGGAGGTCATCATAGATAACAACTTCTTGTCTTCCTGAAGGAACTAAAGGAAGAAGTGCCATTTCAACCCAATAAGAACTTCtcctgaggaggaggagattcTATATTGTTGCAGCCTTAGATAGTCCTTTCCCAAGTCTGACCTCAGTGACTTCCATTCCTGTTTAAGCTGCTTTCTGATTGAAATAGCTTCACCACAACCTTACAAGAAGCTTTGAATGATTTTTAGCACTTTTCTGTTCCCCTGTtatctcactgtgtctttcaGAAGGACCCAGCTTCGTTCGGAGAAAGAGCTGGTTTCTGTCCCTCAGGCTGTCTCCAAAACCTTTGTCTTTTCTTGCAGGGCCTAAACGCTCCAAGTGAGCCATCATTtgaggccccagccccagccccataTCCTGGGCCCCCGCCACCCCCAACTTACTGCCCCTGCTCAATTCACCCAGATGCTGGCTTCGCCCTTCCTCCACCACCTTATGAGCTTCCAGCACCCACATCTCAGGTCCCAGAGCCTTCATACTCCTATGGCAACATGGCCATCCCAGTCTCCAAGCCACTGACCCTCTCGGGCCTGCTCAGTGAGCCCCTCCCAGACCCTTTGGCTCTCCTGGACATTGGGCTGCCAGCGGGGCCCCCCAAGCCCCAAGAAGACCCAGAATCCGACTCAGGATTATCTCTCAACTATAGTGACGCTGAATCTCTTGAGCTGGAGGGGACAGAGGCTGGTCGGCGGCGCAGCGAGTACGTAGAGATGTACCCAGTGGAGTACCCCTATTCACTTATGCCCAACTCTTTGGCCCACCCTAACTATGCCTTGCCACCTGCGGAGAACCCCTTAGCCTTAGAACCCTCTTCAGGCCCGGTGCGAGCCAAGTCCACTGCACGGGGGGAGGCGGGGAGTCGGGATGAGCGTCGGGCCCTGGCCATGAAGATTCCCTTCCCAACGGACAAGATTGTCAACTTGCCGGTAGATGACTTTAACGAGCTGTTGGCACGGTACCCACTGACGGAGAGCCAGCTGGCCTTAGTCCGGGACATCCGACGGCGGGGCAAAAACAAGGTGGCCGCCCAGAACTGTCGCAAGAGAAAGTTGGAGACCATTGTGCAGTTGGAGCGGGAACTGGAGCGGCTGGGCAGTGAGCGGGAACGGCTTCTCCGGGCCAGAGGGGAGGCTGACAGGACCCTGGAGGTCATGCGCCAACAGCTGACGGAGCTGTACTGTGACATTTTCCAGCACCTGCGGGATGAAGCGGGCAACAGCTACTCCCCTGAAGAGTATGCTCTCCAACAGGCTGCTGATGGGGCCATCTTCCTGGTGCCCCGGGGGACCAAGATGGAGGCCACAGACTAAGCTGGCCCAGAGGGGTGGGACTGGTGATGGAGATTTCCTTTATTCCCTTCTGATAAACGTACTCCCCAGAAGAAGCTGGGTTCTCTAGACCAGAAGGGGACAATGGGAAACCTGGCATTTGGAGGACCCAAGGTATATTCAGTAAGGCTTGCCTTGAGACAAGTGTATGAGGGAAGGTTGGAATCTCTTTTCCATGATTCAGCTTCCTAGGTCTCCAACCTCCACCTCTTGTTTGAGCTTTGGTATATAAAGCGCTCTACACAAATAGCCTTCCACTGTGTCTTCCTTCTCAAGAGAGGGTGATGAAGCTCAGTACTCAGAGTTTAGTGCTTGTTAGCGGTGGGAAGAGAATCCTGCCAAGCTCGTTTCTTTCCCCTACAACTTTGTATGAGAGATACACAAGAAATTTGGGCTTGAGCAGTGTGATTTAccacctttatttcctttttcagagCCAGAGATCATGGGTGATCTGAGAAATCCCACCCTCCCTGGTGGCCCACTATTTACAGAGCAGGGATTGCTGCCAGCATTGGGTACCCCTCTGTGCAAGGTCCCTGAGGTTTAGATCTCTCCTTTCTCAGTCTTTGGAACACAGAAAAGTCTAGAATGCCCCCAGgccttttttctgttctctccctcctgcctacTACTATAGGATGTCCTCATCCTGATGTGCCAGAGCTCTCTCAGAAGACAGAGATGCTCTTGATTGGAGAGAATTTGACTGGGCATCAGTTTTGAGGGACTTCATACCCAAGTCTGGGCAAAACCTGCTCTCCTGTGGAGTAGGTTATGCCTTTTGGTGAACTCTTCTCCTTGGTTACATTAGACACACTATCCAATCTTCGTTTCAGGGCATCCCTTTTCTAGATCCTCAAAGATCTAGGGTCTCTTACTTTCTTGAAGCAGAATGCATTAAGTTCTAGAATCCTTTATCACATCGAAGTCCCACCAAACTTCTCAGACACTACACCTTCATCTCCCTGGATGGAGTTGGGTGGTTCCTGATCTTTCCAGTCACTGAATTAACACAAATTACCTCTTTGGGGGTATTTTACTTCTATTTACACTTCTACTCAACTTTACTAGCTCCAACAATGAAAACTTACTTTCGAGTTCTGATAGATGCTCAGTTGTGAGCTATGAAAAGCAGCTGAGGATCAAAGTGGTATGGAGTCTTTATGCTTCAAGATTCTCAGAAATGTGGTCTCAAAGCAGGGTTAGGGAATGAAGTTTAAAACTTCTGATTCCTAATAGATCTGAAAACAGTTCAGACACCTTGTCAACTTTCTTGAGAAATTGAAAATGCAGAATCAAGTTGTAAAGGGTGGTGCCTGGAATTACCTGTTCAGAAACTTGTTCACCTAAGGGACATCAGACAGTGAAGATTTCACTTCTAAGCAAGCTCCCAAGTGGTAATTCCGAGGCAAATTTTGACCCTTACCCAACGCTGAGCACCTAGGTTCTAGTACAGTTCTAGGCACTGGATTTTATAATGGGGAGAAATGCCCCCCTCCCACAGATAAACTGCAGCAGGTTAAGACCATACAAGCAGAACTGAATACCTAACTAAAGCAAAAGGTGAACAGCTTTGGAGTATGACCTAGGTTCTGTTCCAGAGGTTGCAAAAACTTGCAACAGGTAATCATCTAAAGTTATGGAACTTACCATCAACCTTGTATTTGTGTAAAGCATGTAGCGAAATACGCAGAATGACAGATGCAGGACCCCATTTTTTTCA
Proteins encoded in this window:
- the NFE2 gene encoding transcription factor NF-E2 45 kDa subunit isoform X2; protein product: MPPCPPQQSRNRVTQLPALELGEMELTWQEIMSITELQGLNAPSEPSFEAPAPAPYPGPPPPPTYCPCSIHPDAGFALPPPPYELPAPTSQVPEPSYSYGNMAIPVSKPLTLSGLLSEPLPDPLALLDIGLPAGPPKPQEDPESDSGLSLNYSDAESLELEGTEAGRRRSEYVEMYPVEYPYSLMPNSLAHPNYALPPAENPLALEPSSGPVRAKSTARGEAGSRDERRALAMKIPFPTDKIVNLPVDDFNELLARYPLTESQLALVRDIRRRGKNKVAAQNCRKRKLETIVQLERELERLGSERERLLRARGEADRTLEVMRQQLTELYCDIFQHLRDEAGNSYSPEEYALQQAADGAIFLVPRGTKMEATD
- the NFE2 gene encoding transcription factor NF-E2 45 kDa subunit isoform X1 — its product is MRNWRPWMPGCLDGLLGPFGLWGPGTRPWPSRMPPCPPQQSRNRVTQLPALELGEMELTWQEIMSITELQGLNAPSEPSFEAPAPAPYPGPPPPPTYCPCSIHPDAGFALPPPPYELPAPTSQVPEPSYSYGNMAIPVSKPLTLSGLLSEPLPDPLALLDIGLPAGPPKPQEDPESDSGLSLNYSDAESLELEGTEAGRRRSEYVEMYPVEYPYSLMPNSLAHPNYALPPAENPLALEPSSGPVRAKSTARGEAGSRDERRALAMKIPFPTDKIVNLPVDDFNELLARYPLTESQLALVRDIRRRGKNKVAAQNCRKRKLETIVQLERELERLGSERERLLRARGEADRTLEVMRQQLTELYCDIFQHLRDEAGNSYSPEEYALQQAADGAIFLVPRGTKMEATD